The Pseudomonas multiresinivorans DNA window GGCAGACGGCGCTGCAAGGCGCGCATCAGACTGGCAAAGTTGGCCTTGACCCCAGGGCCGTAGACCAGTGGCGGGCGCACCACCACGACCTCCAGTCCCGTCTGCCGGGCAACCTCGAACAAGGCTCGCTCGGCCTCGAGCTTGGATTGACCGTAAGGGTCGTGCGGTTGCGGCTCGGCATCGGCCGTGAACGGCCGACCTGGCGTGGTTTCCTCGCCATTGACCTTGATCGAACTGACAAAGACAAAACGCCTCACGCCTGCCGCCGCGGCCTGCTGCGCCAGATGCCGGGTCGCTTCGACGTTCACCGCGCGAAACTCGGCGAGCGGATCGGCAGCCCGCTCGTCCATGACATGAACCCGGGCAGCGCAATGAATCACCGCATCGACCCCTAGCAGAGCCTGCGTCCAGGATTGCGCCACGCTCAACCCGTCGATGAGCGCCACCTCGACACCTTCCGGGAACTGCACGCTGGCGCCACGCTGGGCGACGCGAGCCTGCAAATCATCTTCCTGGCACAAGCGAGCCAGCACGCCTCGGCCGACAAAACCGGTCGCACCCGTGAGTAGAACCTTCAATCCAGCACCTGCAGAACCTGACGCCGGCGGCGTCTTCCATGTTTGAGCGAACGCGTCAGAGCGGCGAGATGACCGGTCGCAGCGCATTCCAAGCGTGACAGCTGGGACATTGCCAGTGCAGTTCGCGGCCGGCGAAACCACACTTGCCGCATCGATAGCGCGGCATTGTCTTATACAAGCCGATGATTATTGGAGCGATTTTTCCAGCTGCCGAGTTTTTTTCGCCGTCGTTTCCGACTACGTCAAGGTACTCGCCAACGCCTTGCCAGGAAGGATGGCGTTCCACTCGCTCCAGCAAGCTCTCGCGCCAGCCGGACGCCCCCGCTGGCTGCTCGCTTTGCGCCAGTAGTGCGAGGATTGCCGGCGGCACTTCCTCGCCAGTGGCCAACTCCCGCAGGCAGGCAAGCAACTCAGGCCGGGCAAGGCCATCATGACGACGCAGCAGCGGCACGATCTCGCCCAGAAAGGCTTTGGCATGGCTCGCCAACTCGCCGACGGTAGCCACGGCAGCGACCTGATCCTTGCGCCACAACTCGCAGTCCAGCCGCATCAGCAGAGCGCGCACGCAGCGCTTGTCCACACGGCGAGCCTCACGCAGCAGTTCCTGCATGGCACTGCGATCGCCGGTCCTGCCCTTCTCCTGGGCAAGTTCGCAGTAGTAGTTGGCCAACGCCGCGCTCAGCTCGGGTCGACTTGCGACCAGACGCGCAGCCAACTCGATGGCCCGCGACCAGTTCTTCTCGCGCTCGCAGATCAGCCGTTGTTCATCCAGCGCTTCGAGAGAGATGGGTTCATCGCGCTGCTGCGTCAGCTCGTCCAGCAACTCCTCGGCGCTGCCCAACAGGCCGCCGGCGATGTAATCGCGCGCCAGCTCCAGGCGCACCTGTGCCACCAGCGAACCATCCTCGCCGGCACGACCCAGCAGTTCCTGGTGAATGTGGATGGCTTTCTCGATATCGCCGCGACGGCGGAACAGGTTACCGACGTGCAGGTGGCTTTCGAGAGTCTCCGGGCTGACGACCAAGCCCTGGGACAGGCTTTCCAGTGCATCGTCGGAGTGTCGCTCCAGCAGGTTGTGCATGCTGTGGACACGGCTGCGCAGGTGGGTTTCGGAGGCATCCCGGGGCCGGGAAAGAGAACGACGCCCCATCCACCAGCCGATGGCCAGGGCGCAGAAGAAGAACAGCGTGGCGATGACGCTAGGCATGGTCCGTCAGCGACTTTTCACGCAGCGCGTCATTCTCCTTGCGGAAACGAGTGACTTCGGAGCGCAGGCCGCTCATGCGGGCATGCGCCTTCGCCCGGAAGGGGATGCTCAGCAGCAGGCCGATCACGCCGCCGACGATGAAGGCAAGGGAGATGAAAACCACCAGCGGCCATTGCGGCGACTGCCAGCCAAGGAAGGTCAGCTGCGTGGACTGCAGGTTCTCCAGGACGAAAACCACAACGACGGCGGCCAGGACGACCAACGCCAGAATCAGCAGGAAACGCTTTGCCCGAAGCATGGACACTCCTTCTTGAAGACGGATACCCCGGGATCACTCGGGTTCGTTGACGCGGTCGCGCAGCTCCTTGCCGGGCTTGAAGTGCGGGACGAACTTGCCGTCCAGGCGCACGGACTCGCCGGTTTTCGGATTGCGGCCGGTACGCGGCGCACGGTAATGCAGCGAGAAGCTACCGAAACCCCGGATTTCGATGCGATCCCCAGTGGCCAGAGCCTGGGACATTTGCTCAAGCATGGTCTTGATCGCCAGCTCCACATCCTTTGCGGAAAGCTGCCCCTGATGGGTGACGATTCTCTCGATCAACTCCGACTTGGTCATGGTTTTCCCTTCTTTTTCAAGCGGCTAGATCAGCTCTAGGTTCTTTTAGCATGCTGATCATGCTTTGAACAGCCCGAACGGAAAGGATGTGTTTTCTGCCGGTCAAGTAGCCGGCGAATAAAAAATGGCCGACTCCCAGGCAGGGAATCGACCACGGTCGCGTCCAGGAGCGGGAGGACGCGCAAGCAAGAAGCGGATCAGGCGATAGCGGCGAGCTGCGCCTTGGCCTTGGCCAGACCTTTCTCGGCGAATTCACCGCCCATGTTCAGGCCTTCGGCGTGGATGAAGGTCACATCATGGATACCGACGAAGCCCAGGGCCTGGCGCAGGTAGGGTTCCTGGTGATCCAGCGCACCGCCGGCGTACACGCCGCCACGGCTGGTCAGGACGAAGGCGCGCTTGCCAGTGAGCAGACCCTGCGGGCCGGTCTCGGTGTATTTGAAGGTGACGCCGGCGCGCAGCACATGGTCGAGCCAGGACTTCAGCGTGCTGGGGATGGCGAAGTTGTACATCGGCGCGGCCAGCACCAGCACATCGGCGGCTTGCAGTTCGGCCGTCAGCTGGTTGGAGCGATCCAGCGCGACGCGCTCGATCTCGCTGTGCTCCTGGGCCGGCTTCATCCAGCCACCCAGCAGGTTGGCATCCAGGTGCGGCACCTGCTCGATGGCCAGGTCGCGAACCCGGATCTCGTCCGACGGGTGCGCCGCCTGCCACTGCGCGATGAAATCGCGGGTCAGCTGGCGGGAAACGGAACCTTCCTGACGGGCACTGCTTTCGATGACGAGAACGCGGGACATGGACTGGACCTCCATCGGTCATTGAATGTGTCGATGGAGGTCATCCTAAAGATCAACAAATCGATAAAAAAGCGCAAATAATCGCTTCTAATTATCGAATAAATTGATTTCTCGCAAAACTGCTTCTAGTCTTGTCCGGCAGACTACTCAACCCGGCACGCAGGTGAGCTTGATGCGCAGCTTGATCACCGCACGACTGAAGCTGGAAGTCAGGTTGGCTTCCTTGCCCGGCGCGATGGAAGCCTTGCGAACATGCGGAGTTTCCGGACCATTGACAAAGACTGCGGTGCAGGTCGCCTGTTCCTGACCATTGTTGCGCAGGATGATGGCACCCATCTGGTCGCCTATGTCCTGCGTGTCATAGTCCACCTGGGTGCCCTTGAGGGATTTCTCCACTTCGATGGGATAGGCCAGGGCAGTCAGCGGCAACAGTGCCAGAACGGCACAACAGAATTTTTTCATGGCGGTCTCTTGTTGGTCTTCTGCGGACCGCCAGATTAGACAAGAGGAAGCGAGGATGAAAGCGCCCCGCGTTACCCTGGATCAGTGGAGAACCCTGCAGGCCGTGGTCGATCACGGCGGCTTCGCCCAAGCGGCGGAAGCCCTGCATCGTTCACAGTCGTCGATCAGCTATACCGTGGCGCGCATGCAGGAGCAGCTCGGCGTACCGTTGTTGCGCATCGACGGGCGCAAGGCGGTGCTCACCGAGGCCGGTGAAGTGCTGCTGCGTCGCTCGCGGCAGCTGGTGAAATCCGCCGGCCAGCTGGAGGAACTTGCCCATCACATGGAGCAGGGCTGGGAGCCGGAAGTACGCCTGGTGGTCGACGCCGCCTATCCCACCGTGCGCCTGGTGCGCGCCCTCTCCGCCTTCATGCCGCAGAGCCGTGGCTGCCGCGTGCTGTTGCGCGAGGAAGTGTTGTCCGGCGTGGAAGAAGCGCTGGTGCAGGGCCATGCCGACCTGGCTATCAGCGGCCTGAACATCCCCGGCCACCTGGGCGCCGACCTCTCCATCGTCGACTTCGTCGCCGTCGCCCATCCCGACCACCCGCTGCACCGCCTGCAACGCGAAGTCACCCACCAGGACCTGGAAACCCAGATGCAGGTGGTGATCCGCGATTCCGGTCGCCTGCAGCCGCGAGACGTCGGCTGGCTCGGCGCCGAGCAGCGCTGGACGGTGGGCAGCCTGGCCACCGCCGCCACCTTCGTCAGCAACGGCCTGGGCTTCGCCTGGCTGCCGCGGCACATGATCGAGCGCGAGCTGCGCGACGGCCAGGTCAAGCCACTGCCGATGAAACAGGGCGGCGTGCGCGAGAGCCGCTTCTATCTTTACCCGAACAAGGAAAAGCCCCTGGGCCCCGCCACGCAGATCCTCGTGGAACTGCTGACCACCTTCGCCAACGTGCCACTCGACGCCCATTTCGCCGCCCCGGAAAGCCCGGTCTGAGCCACAGTCCGCCCGAACAAGGAGCCCGTCATGCCGTTCTTCGATCACGCCGGTCACCGCCTGCACTATGAGGAAAGCGGATTCGGCACGCCAGTTCTGCTGGTGCACGGGCTCGGCTCCAGCACCCGCGACTGGGAATACCAGGTGCCGGAACTGGAGAAACGCCACCGGGTGATCGCCCTCGACGTGCGCGGCCACGGCCAGTCCGACAAGCCGCGCCAGCGCTACAGCATCGGCGCCTTCGCCGAGGACGTGATCGCTCTGCTCGACCACTTGAGCCTTGGCCGCGTGCACCTGGTGGGCATCAGCATGGGCGGCATGATCGGCTTCGAACTGGCCACCCGCTGGCCGGAGCGACTGAACAGCCTGACCATCGTCAACAGCGCGCCGGAAGTGAAGCCACGCAGCCCACGCGAGTACCTGGAAGTGGCGCGCCGGCTGTTCCTCGCCCATGTGCTGGGCCTGGATACCGTGGGCAAGGCGCTGGGCAAGATGCTCTTTCCCAAGCCCGAACAGAGCGACCTGCGCCGCAAGATCCAGCAGCGCTGGCCGCAGAACGACAAGCGCGCCTACCTGTCCAGCCTGCACGCCATCATCGGCTGGGGTGTGCAGGAACGCCTGGCGCGCATAACCTGTCCAACCCTGGTGATCAGTGCCGACCGCGACTACACCCCGGTTTCGCTCAAGCAGGCCTATGTCGGGCAGATGCCCAACGCCCGCCTGGTGGTGATCGAGGATTCGCGCCACGCGACGCCGCTGGACCAGCCCGAACGCTTCAATACCACCCTGCTCGACTTCCTCGATCAGGTCGACCATCCCTAGAACCTCAGGAAACTTCCACCAAATGACCCTGTTCAAACGCTTCCTGCTCGCTGCCTGCTCCCTGGTCCTGGCCGGCTCGGTATTCGCCGCCGACAGCAAGAACCCGCATGTGCTGCTGTCCACCACCTCGGGTGAAATCGAAATCGAGCTGTACGCCGACAAAGCGCCGATTTCCGTGAAGAACTACCTGTCCTACGTCGACAGCGGCTTCTACAACGGAACCGTCTTCCACCGCGTCATCCCCAACTTCATGATTCAGGGCGGCGGCTTCACCGAAGCCATGAAGGAGAAGGACACCCAGGCGCCGATCAAGAACGAGGCCGACAACGGCCTGCTCAACGAGCGCGGCACCCTGGCCATGGCACGCACCAGCGACGTGAACTCCGCCACCAGCCAGTTCTTCATCAACCTGACCGGTAACGACTTCCTCAACCACGGCGCCCGCGACTTCGGCTACGCCGTGTTCGGCAAGGTCGTTCGCGGCATGGGCGTGGTCGACCAGATCGCCGGGGTGAAGACCGGCAACCGCGGCATGTTCCAGGACGTACCGACCACCCCGGTGGTCATCCTCTCCGCCAAGCGTCTGTGATTCTGCGCAATCACGGCTGACGGAGGCCATTCAAGGCGGGGCCAGGACGGCCCCGCCGACAACCCGAGACCTATCATGCTTTACCGTCGTTTCGAGCGTCTGATCGATCCCTTCCGCGACGTCCCCGAGCGCATGCCGCCGTCCGACGTCATCCGCTTTTATGTCTATTATCTGCGCCAGGTCTGGCCGGTCTTCCTCGCCCTGCTCTTCGTCGGCCTGATCGTCGCGCTGATCGAAGTCGCGCTGTTCAGCTACCTGGGGCGCATCGTCGACCTCGCGCAAGGCACCGCGCCCGCGGACTTTTTCACCCTGCACGGCCGCGAGCTGATCTGGATGGCCGTCGTCGCGCTCATCCTGCGCCCGGTGTTCAACGGCCTGCACGACATGCTGGTGCACCAGAGCATCAACCCCAGCATGACCAACCTGATCCGCTGGCAGAACCATCGCTACGTGCTCAAGCAGAGCCTGGGCTTCTTCCAGAACGACTTCGCCGGGCGCATCGCCCAGCGCATCATGCAGACCGGCAACTCCCTGCGCGATTCCGCCGTGCAGGTGGTGGATGCCATCTGGCACGTGGTGATCTACACCGTCAGCGCCCTGGTGCTGTTCGCCGAGGCCGATTGGCGCCTGATGATCCCGCTGCTGCTGTGGGTCGTCGGCTACGTCGGCGCGCTGGGCTACTTCATTCCCCAGGTGAAGCATCGCTCGGTGGTCGCCTCGGACTCGCGCTCCAAGCTGATGGGCCGGATCGTCGACGGCTACACCAACATCACTACCCTCAAGCTGTTCGCCCACACGCGCCAGGAAGAGGACTACGCCCACGAAGCCATCGACGACCAGACCCGCAAGGCCCAGCAGGCCGGACGCGTGGTGACCTCCATGGACGTCACCATCACCGTCTTCAACGGCCTGCTGATCGCCGGTACCACCGGCCTTGCCCTGTGGCTGTGGACCCAGTCGCTGATCTCGGTCGGCGCCATCGCCCTGGCCACCGGATTGGTCATCCGCATCAACAACATGTCCGGCTGGATCATGTGGGTGGTCGGCGGCATCTTCGAGAACGTCGGCCAGGTGCAGGACGGCATGCAGACCATCGCCCTGCCCCGCCAAGTGAACGACCAGCCCGGCGCCAAGCCGCTGGTGGTGAGCCATGGAGAAGTGCGCTTCGACCAGGTGGACTTCAGCTACGGCAAGGGCGGGGGCCTGATCAGCGGGCTGGACCTGACCGTGCGCCCCGGCGAGAAGATCGGCCTGGTCGGGCCGTCCGGCGCCGGTAAGTCGACCCTGGTGAACCTGCTGCTGCGTCTGTACGACCTCGAGGGCGGGCGCATCCTGATCGACGGCCAGGACATCGCCCACGTGACCCAGGAAAGCCTGCGCGCGCAGATCGGCATGGTCACCCAGGACACCTCACTGCTGCACCGTTCGATCCGCGACAACCTGCTCTATGGTCGCCCGGACGCCAGCGAGGCGGATTTGCAGGACGCCATCCAGAAAGCGCGCGCCTCGGAGTTCATTCCGCAACTGAGCGACGCCGAGGGTCGCTTCGGCCTCGACGCCCACGTCGGCGAACGCGGCGTGAAGCTCTCCGGCGGCCAACGCCAGCGCATCGCGATCACCCGCGTGCTACTCAAGGACGCGCCGATCCTGATCCTCGATGAAGCCACTTCGGCGCTGGACTCGGAAGTGGAAGCGGCGATCCAGGAAAGCCTGGAGACCCTGATGCAGGGCAAGACGGTGATCGCCATTGCCCACCGCCTTTCCACCATCGCCCGTATGGACCGCCTGGTGGTGCTGGAGCATGGCCGCGTGGTCGAGAGCGGCAGCCATGCCGAGTTGCTTGCCCATGGCGGGCTCTACGCGCGGCTGTGGCGGCACCAGACGGGTGGGTTCGTCGGGGTGGATTGAAGCCGCCCCCGGCAGGACAAGGGAAACGCCCAGTTCTTGCTCGCGAACAGCCCCGCGCAGGGGTTTGTTCGCGAGCAAGCTCGCTCCTACAGGGAGCAGTCCCGCGCCAGGCTCGCTTTTTTGTAGGAGCGAGCTTGCTCGCGAACCCGCACGGCACTGTGCTCACCCGAAGGAACGCCCATAAAAAAGCCCGGCAAAAGGCCGGGCACGTCCAAATCCAGGACAGCTCAGTGTGTGTCCAGTAACGCCAGCGCCTCGCGGCTCAGGCGTTCGACCGTGGCCCAGTCACCGCCGTCGATGGCGGCCTTGGGCAGCATCCAGCTGCCGCCCACGCACATCACATTGGCAAGGCGGTAATAGTCATTCAGGTTGTCCGGGCCGACGCCGCCGGTAGGGCAGAAACGGATGTCCGGGAACGGTCCGCCGAAAGCCTTGAGCGCTTCCACGCCGCCGGCGACCTTCGCCGGGAACAGCTTGAAACGACGCAGGCCATGACGGTACGCCGCCATGATTTCCGAAGCGGTGGCCACGCCGGGCAGCAGCGGCACCGGGCGAGTCACCGCGTACTGCAGCAGTTCGTCGGTACAGCCGGGGGTGACGATGAACTTCGCCCCCGCCTCTTCCGCCTGGGCGAACGTTTCCGGGTCGAGCACGGTGCCGGCGCCGACGATCAGCTCAGGGCGCTGCTCGCTCAACTGGCGGATCGCGGTCAGGCCCAGCGACGTCCGCAAGGTCACTTCCAGAACGGTGATGCCGCCGGCTGCCAGAGCATCCGCCATGGGCAGGATGTCCGCCTCGCGGTCGATGGTGATCACCGGCAGGATGCGCGCACGCTGCGCCAGGGCATCGATCTGCTGGATGTGTTGTTCAGGCATAGCGGTAACTCCGTGCTTCAGGGGCACCAGTGGATCGAAAGAGGTGAACGCAGGAACGCATTGACCGGCATGCGCTGGTCGTCGTTATCGCTGAGCGCCTGGCTCAGCGTGGCCAGCTTGGACTCGCCCTGGATGGCCAGGATCTGCACCCGCGCACCCTGCAACACGGCTCGGGTGAGGGTCAGGCGCTGGTGCGGCACGGTCGGCGCCCACATCGGCAGGCAACGGCGTGTGCCGGCCGGATCGAGCGCCTCGACCAGGTTGATGCTGCCGGGGAACAGCGAAGCCGTGTGGCCGTCGTCGCCCATGCCCAGCACCAGCACATCGATGGGCAGCGTCAGCTGGTGGAGGAAGCGATCGGTCTTGTCGGCCGCCTCCTCGAGGCTGCTCGCCGGCTGATACAGGCCGATGAACTGCGCCTTGCCCGCCATCCCCTTGAGCAGATGACGACGCAGCAGGCCTGCGTTGCTGTCCGGGTGCGACTCGGGTACCCAGCGCTCGTCGGCAAGGCTGACGGCCACTTTCGACCAGTCCAGTACCGCTCCGCTCAGGGCCTCGAGAAAAGCCACCGGACTGCGCCCGCCGGACACCACCAGCAATGCGCTGCCACGTTCGACCAGCGCCTCGCGCAGCGCGTCGGCTACCGCTTCGGCGAGGCCGCGGGCCTGCTCGGCGGCGTTGTTCCAGGTCTTCCAGGCCATGCCTTCTTTCAGTGTCGGTTCAAAGATCGCCATACCAGTCCCTCCCGTCGCGAGCGATCAGGGCAACCGAGGCCTGTGGTCCCCAGCTTCCGGCCGGGTAGGGCTTGGGCTCCTCGCCCAGTCGGCCCCAGCCGTCGATCAGGCCATCGCACCATGTCCAGGCGGCCTCGATCTCGTCCTTGCGGACAAACAGGTTCTGATTGCCCTGGGTGACTTCCAGCAACAGTCGCTCATAGGCATCCGGC harbors:
- a CDS encoding UDP-glucose 4-epimerase family protein — encoded protein: MKVLLTGATGFVGRGVLARLCQEDDLQARVAQRGASVQFPEGVEVALIDGLSVAQSWTQALLGVDAVIHCAARVHVMDERAADPLAEFRAVNVEATRHLAQQAAAAGVRRFVFVSSIKVNGEETTPGRPFTADAEPQPHDPYGQSKLEAERALFEVARQTGLEVVVVRPPLVYGPGVKANFASLMRALQRRLPLPFGSIDNRRSLVARDNLVDLLLLCARHPAAAGQVFLVSDGEDLSTAQLCRGLSRAMGVQPRLLSVPAGLLRLLGLLTGRGQQIQRLLGSLQVDISATRSRLGWSPPVSVEQALLETVQGYGREQGL
- a CDS encoding tetratricopeptide repeat protein; translated protein: MPSVIATLFFFCALAIGWWMGRRSLSRPRDASETHLRSRVHSMHNLLERHSDDALESLSQGLVVSPETLESHLHVGNLFRRRGDIEKAIHIHQELLGRAGEDGSLVAQVRLELARDYIAGGLLGSAEELLDELTQQRDEPISLEALDEQRLICEREKNWSRAIELAARLVASRPELSAALANYYCELAQEKGRTGDRSAMQELLREARRVDKRCVRALLMRLDCELWRKDQVAAVATVGELASHAKAFLGEIVPLLRRHDGLARPELLACLRELATGEEVPPAILALLAQSEQPAGASGWRESLLERVERHPSWQGVGEYLDVVGNDGEKNSAAGKIAPIIIGLYKTMPRYRCGKCGFAGRELHWQCPSCHAWNALRPVISPL
- a CDS encoding lipopolysaccharide assembly protein LapA domain-containing protein; the encoded protein is MLRAKRFLLILALVVLAAVVVVFVLENLQSTQLTFLGWQSPQWPLVVFISLAFIVGGVIGLLLSIPFRAKAHARMSGLRSEVTRFRKENDALREKSLTDHA
- the ihfB gene encoding integration host factor subunit beta, whose product is MTKSELIERIVTHQGQLSAKDVELAIKTMLEQMSQALATGDRIEIRGFGSFSLHYRAPRTGRNPKTGESVRLDGKFVPHFKPGKELRDRVNEPE
- a CDS encoding FMN-dependent NADH-azoreductase, giving the protein MSRVLVIESSARQEGSVSRQLTRDFIAQWQAAHPSDEIRVRDLAIEQVPHLDANLLGGWMKPAQEHSEIERVALDRSNQLTAELQAADVLVLAAPMYNFAIPSTLKSWLDHVLRAGVTFKYTETGPQGLLTGKRAFVLTSRGGVYAGGALDHQEPYLRQALGFVGIHDVTFIHAEGLNMGGEFAEKGLAKAKAQLAAIA
- a CDS encoding LysR family transcriptional regulator produces the protein MKAPRVTLDQWRTLQAVVDHGGFAQAAEALHRSQSSISYTVARMQEQLGVPLLRIDGRKAVLTEAGEVLLRRSRQLVKSAGQLEELAHHMEQGWEPEVRLVVDAAYPTVRLVRALSAFMPQSRGCRVLLREEVLSGVEEALVQGHADLAISGLNIPGHLGADLSIVDFVAVAHPDHPLHRLQREVTHQDLETQMQVVIRDSGRLQPRDVGWLGAEQRWTVGSLATAATFVSNGLGFAWLPRHMIERELRDGQVKPLPMKQGGVRESRFYLYPNKEKPLGPATQILVELLTTFANVPLDAHFAAPESPV
- a CDS encoding alpha/beta fold hydrolase, which translates into the protein MPFFDHAGHRLHYEESGFGTPVLLVHGLGSSTRDWEYQVPELEKRHRVIALDVRGHGQSDKPRQRYSIGAFAEDVIALLDHLSLGRVHLVGISMGGMIGFELATRWPERLNSLTIVNSAPEVKPRSPREYLEVARRLFLAHVLGLDTVGKALGKMLFPKPEQSDLRRKIQQRWPQNDKRAYLSSLHAIIGWGVQERLARITCPTLVISADRDYTPVSLKQAYVGQMPNARLVVIEDSRHATPLDQPERFNTTLLDFLDQVDHP
- a CDS encoding peptidylprolyl isomerase; this translates as MFKRFLLAACSLVLAGSVFAADSKNPHVLLSTTSGEIEIELYADKAPISVKNYLSYVDSGFYNGTVFHRVIPNFMIQGGGFTEAMKEKDTQAPIKNEADNGLLNERGTLAMARTSDVNSATSQFFINLTGNDFLNHGARDFGYAVFGKVVRGMGVVDQIAGVKTGNRGMFQDVPTTPVVILSAKRL
- a CDS encoding ABC transporter ATP-binding protein; its protein translation is MLYRRFERLIDPFRDVPERMPPSDVIRFYVYYLRQVWPVFLALLFVGLIVALIEVALFSYLGRIVDLAQGTAPADFFTLHGRELIWMAVVALILRPVFNGLHDMLVHQSINPSMTNLIRWQNHRYVLKQSLGFFQNDFAGRIAQRIMQTGNSLRDSAVQVVDAIWHVVIYTVSALVLFAEADWRLMIPLLLWVVGYVGALGYFIPQVKHRSVVASDSRSKLMGRIVDGYTNITTLKLFAHTRQEEDYAHEAIDDQTRKAQQAGRVVTSMDVTITVFNGLLIAGTTGLALWLWTQSLISVGAIALATGLVIRINNMSGWIMWVVGGIFENVGQVQDGMQTIALPRQVNDQPGAKPLVVSHGEVRFDQVDFSYGKGGGLISGLDLTVRPGEKIGLVGPSGAGKSTLVNLLLRLYDLEGGRILIDGQDIAHVTQESLRAQIGMVTQDTSLLHRSIRDNLLYGRPDASEADLQDAIQKARASEFIPQLSDAEGRFGLDAHVGERGVKLSGGQRQRIAITRVLLKDAPILILDEATSALDSEVEAAIQESLETLMQGKTVIAIAHRLSTIARMDRLVVLEHGRVVESGSHAELLAHGGLYARLWRHQTGGFVGVD
- a CDS encoding bifunctional 4-hydroxy-2-oxoglutarate aldolase/2-dehydro-3-deoxy-phosphogluconate aldolase, whose protein sequence is MPEQHIQQIDALAQRARILPVITIDREADILPMADALAAGGITVLEVTLRTSLGLTAIRQLSEQRPELIVGAGTVLDPETFAQAEEAGAKFIVTPGCTDELLQYAVTRPVPLLPGVATASEIMAAYRHGLRRFKLFPAKVAGGVEALKAFGGPFPDIRFCPTGGVGPDNLNDYYRLANVMCVGGSWMLPKAAIDGGDWATVERLSREALALLDTH
- the pgl gene encoding 6-phosphogluconolactonase; translated protein: MAIFEPTLKEGMAWKTWNNAAEQARGLAEAVADALREALVERGSALLVVSGGRSPVAFLEALSGAVLDWSKVAVSLADERWVPESHPDSNAGLLRRHLLKGMAGKAQFIGLYQPASSLEEAADKTDRFLHQLTLPIDVLVLGMGDDGHTASLFPGSINLVEALDPAGTRRCLPMWAPTVPHQRLTLTRAVLQGARVQILAIQGESKLATLSQALSDNDDQRMPVNAFLRSPLSIHWCP